One Clostridium sp. CM027 genomic window carries:
- a CDS encoding DUF5317 family protein, giving the protein MIESILLALFIAKIKGYKVRPLFKTWAVYPVLAFVLIYVILEVMLFHGNYAFIKYASTFHYFYLLTFLILIIKYKLNVSAIIGSIFIFIGTALNNTAIAANNGKMPVFPTLAYLTGYAKPDSFMKVNDIHIMGSEVTKLKFLTDIIDVGYSVMSIGDICIRVFAFIIIFNTIKIINETEIMKSEGCTSSI; this is encoded by the coding sequence ATGATTGAATCCATACTTCTAGCTCTTTTTATTGCAAAAATAAAAGGGTACAAAGTAAGACCACTTTTTAAGACATGGGCAGTATATCCTGTATTAGCATTTGTACTAATATATGTAATTTTAGAGGTAATGCTATTTCATGGTAATTATGCATTTATAAAGTATGCTAGCACTTTTCATTATTTTTATCTTTTAACGTTTTTGATTTTGATTATTAAATATAAGCTTAATGTTAGTGCAATTATAGGGTCAATATTTATTTTTATTGGAACTGCTTTGAATAATACTGCTATAGCAGCTAATAATGGGAAGATGCCAGTATTTCCAACTTTAGCATACTTAACTGGTTATGCAAAACCAGATTCTTTTATGAAAGTCAATGACATACATATTATGGGGAGTGAAGTAACTAAGTTGAAGTTTTTAACAGATATAATTGATGTGGGTTATAGCGTTATGAGTATTGGAGATATATGTATAAGAGTTTTTGCCTTTATTATTATATTCAATACCATAAAGATCATTAATGAAACAGAGATAATGAAGTCTGAGGGTTGCACTAGTAGTATCTGA
- the ppaX gene encoding pyrophosphatase PpaX, with protein MAIRNILFDLDGTLLDTNELIIQSFQHTYKMHLNKQVDKEEIIKNFGEILKITLDREFGDDSEEAIKTYRRFQTGNFEKLITIHKGVREGIIELHRQGYNLGIVTSRLNDSAIKGLKHFGLMDYFESIIGADDTDQHKPDPTPALMALKELKGKPEETIFVGDSPFDVLCAKNAKITSVVVGWSALPMDMILKYEPDYVVNSMEEFMRLVEKVV; from the coding sequence ATGGCAATTCGAAATATTTTGTTTGATTTGGATGGGACTTTGTTAGATACAAATGAACTAATTATACAATCTTTTCAGCATACTTATAAAATGCACTTGAACAAGCAAGTAGATAAAGAGGAGATTATTAAAAACTTTGGAGAAATTTTAAAAATTACATTAGATAGGGAATTTGGTGATGACAGTGAAGAAGCCATTAAAACCTATCGTAGATTTCAAACCGGTAACTTCGAAAAGTTGATTACAATCCACAAGGGCGTAAGGGAAGGAATAATAGAGCTCCATAGACAAGGATATAATCTTGGAATCGTTACTTCCCGTTTAAATGATTCGGCCATTAAAGGATTAAAACATTTCGGATTAATGGATTATTTTGAAAGCATTATAGGGGCAGACGATACAGACCAACATAAGCCAGATCCTACCCCAGCACTTATGGCTTTAAAGGAATTGAAAGGGAAGCCAGAGGAGACCATCTTTGTGGGGGATAGTCCATTTGATGTTTTATGTGCCAAAAATGCAAAAATTACATCCGTGGTTGTTGGGTGGAGCGCACTGCCTATGGACATGATTCTTAAGTATGAGCCCGATTATGTTGTAAACAGCATGGAAGAATTTATGAGATTGGTTGAAAAAGTAGTATAA
- a CDS encoding helix-turn-helix transcriptional regulator — translation MAIIVNLDVMMAKRKISLSELANRVGITNSNLSILKTNKAKAIRFSTLEAICSELQCQPGDILEYREE, via the coding sequence ATGGCAATAATAGTGAATTTAGATGTAATGATGGCCAAAAGAAAAATTTCTTTATCTGAACTGGCAAACAGAGTGGGAATTACAAATTCGAATTTGTCTATATTAAAAACCAATAAAGCAAAGGCAATAAGATTCTCTACCCTTGAGGCTATATGTAGTGAGCTTCAGTGTCAGCCAGGAGATATTTTAGAATACAGAGAAGAATAG
- a CDS encoding DUF2975 domain-containing protein gives MKYYGKTSLSSLLKLMLDGLIVIGFIVYLLILRKALVAEQVNLLNFKNIITCVLFVLGGFALLCIMYYLRCIMNSLVKANPFVWKNVESLKIVAASCFIIAACYVLNFFINNQYLNLKLIEIDAKGIHTDIEFIIFFFAGCFTLVLSKVFKQAIEVKEENDFTV, from the coding sequence ATGAAATATTATGGAAAAACTTCTTTATCATCCCTACTAAAGTTAATGCTAGATGGTTTAATTGTTATAGGGTTTATTGTGTATTTATTAATACTTAGAAAAGCATTGGTGGCTGAGCAAGTAAACTTACTTAACTTTAAAAATATTATCACCTGCGTTCTATTCGTCCTAGGTGGTTTTGCATTACTTTGTATAATGTATTATCTTAGGTGCATTATGAATTCATTAGTTAAAGCAAACCCTTTTGTATGGAAGAATGTTGAAAGTTTAAAAATTGTTGCTGCTTCATGTTTTATAATTGCTGCTTGTTATGTGCTCAATTTTTTTATTAACAATCAATATTTAAATTTAAAGTTAATAGAAATTGATGCTAAAGGGATTCACACAGACATTGAGTTTATAATTTTTTTCTTTGCAGGTTGTTTTACATTAGTTCTTTCTAAGGTTTTTAAACAGGCGATTGAAGTTAAAGAAGAAAATGATTTTACGGTATAG
- a CDS encoding DEAD/DEAH box helicase: protein MINANFNDCKLSSELLKAINMLNFKNFTEVQKQVIPAVIAQKDVVVKSQTGSGKTAAYAIPICQLVDWEENKPQALVLTPTRELAIQVKEDIFNIGRFKRLKVSAIYGKSPFYDQKKELKQKTHVVVGTPGRIIDHLEKGTFDTSNVKYLVIDEADEMLNMGFVDQIETIIGGLSKERVTMLLSATMPKDIETLCNNYMKDPIYIEIEDQNKLKSNICQERYNVDELDKIDLLRDITIVENPDSCIIFCNTKLKVDAVYNKLANLEYTCKKIHGGMEQIDRLRVMNDFKKGYFRYLVATDVAARGIDIDSISLVVNYDIPGDKESYVHRIGRTGRIGKTGHAITFVTRNESRFLNDIHQYIGKEIILNERPSTETVSNAKEEFARKMNTRPEVKEAKGAELSKEIMKLHINAGKKTKMRAMDIVGTLCSINGMTKDDIGIINIIDISTFVEILNNKGELVFKELQETPIKGRLRSVSKVIYE from the coding sequence ATGATAAATGCAAATTTCAACGATTGTAAGTTAAGCAGTGAGTTATTAAAAGCAATTAACATGTTAAATTTCAAGAATTTCACAGAAGTCCAAAAGCAGGTTATACCAGCGGTAATCGCGCAAAAGGATGTAGTAGTAAAGTCCCAAACCGGAAGTGGGAAGACTGCCGCATATGCCATTCCTATTTGCCAATTAGTAGATTGGGAAGAAAATAAACCCCAAGCATTAGTGCTTACACCAACAAGAGAGCTTGCTATTCAAGTCAAAGAAGATATTTTTAATATAGGTAGATTTAAAAGACTTAAAGTATCTGCAATTTATGGAAAGTCTCCTTTCTATGATCAAAAAAAGGAACTTAAACAAAAAACACATGTAGTAGTTGGCACACCTGGTCGTATTATTGATCATTTAGAAAAAGGTACATTTGATACATCAAATGTAAAGTATCTTGTAATAGATGAAGCTGATGAAATGCTTAATATGGGATTTGTAGATCAGATAGAAACAATAATAGGTGGCTTATCAAAAGAACGTGTGACTATGTTATTGTCAGCCACAATGCCCAAAGATATAGAGACTTTATGTAACAACTACATGAAAGATCCTATATACATAGAAATAGAGGACCAAAATAAATTAAAAAGTAATATATGTCAAGAAAGATATAACGTAGATGAACTAGATAAAATAGACCTTTTAAGAGATATAACCATAGTAGAAAACCCTGATAGCTGTATAATATTCTGCAATACAAAACTAAAAGTAGATGCAGTTTATAATAAACTGGCAAATCTCGAGTATACTTGTAAAAAAATACATGGTGGAATGGAACAAATTGATAGATTAAGAGTAATGAATGATTTTAAAAAAGGTTATTTTAGATATCTAGTGGCTACAGATGTTGCAGCTAGAGGCATAGACATAGATAGCATTAGCCTTGTAGTTAATTATGATATACCGGGCGACAAAGAAAGCTATGTCCATAGGATAGGAAGAACTGGACGCATAGGAAAGACAGGCCATGCAATTACCTTTGTAACCAGAAACGAAAGCAGATTTTTAAATGATATACATCAATATATTGGCAAAGAGATTATTTTAAACGAAAGACCTTCAACCGAAACCGTAAGTAATGCCAAAGAAGAATTTGCGAGAAAAATGAATACAAGACCTGAAGTTAAAGAAGCAAAAGGCGCCGAGCTAAGCAAAGAAATTATGAAATTACATATTAACGCAGGTAAGAAAACAAAGATGAGAGCAATGGATATTGTAGGTACACTTTGCAGTATTAACGGCATGACAAAAGATGATATAGGAATCATCAATATAATTGATATATCTACTTTTGTAGAAATATTAAATAATAAAGGTGAGTTGGTATTTAAGGAATTACAAGAAACACCTATCAAAGGTAGACTTCGCAGCGTAAGTAAAGTGATATATGAATAG
- a CDS encoding ABC transporter ATP-binding protein, with protein sequence MSVLTLKDVSYQYEGSKKSVFKNVTATFEAGKVYTIVGKSGSGKSTLLSLVCGLDVCAGGEILYGGTSLKILDRDEYRSKSIGVIFQGFNLITNATAMENIVLSMNISGSKEKDKKAFAYALLEKVEIDKETADRKILRLSGGEQQRVGIARALSHNPDVIIADEPTGNLDSETEAEVLKILTSLAHNEGKCVIIVTHSKKVTSSADEVWGINGGKLLLIK encoded by the coding sequence ATGAGTGTATTAACATTAAAAGATGTGTCGTATCAATATGAAGGCAGTAAGAAATCAGTTTTCAAAAACGTCACTGCGACGTTTGAAGCTGGGAAAGTATATACTATTGTTGGGAAATCCGGTTCGGGAAAATCAACATTGTTATCTCTTGTTTGCGGACTAGATGTCTGTGCGGGTGGAGAAATATTGTATGGTGGTACAAGTCTTAAAATATTGGACCGTGACGAATACAGGTCAAAAAGCATCGGCGTTATTTTTCAGGGTTTCAATTTGATTACTAATGCGACAGCCATGGAAAACATCGTTCTTTCCATGAATATAAGCGGCAGTAAAGAAAAAGATAAAAAAGCGTTTGCATATGCGCTTTTAGAGAAGGTTGAAATTGACAAAGAAACAGCAGATCGCAAAATTTTAAGGCTTTCCGGCGGAGAGCAGCAACGTGTCGGCATTGCCCGCGCATTGTCGCACAATCCTGATGTCATTATTGCCGACGAACCCACAGGAAATCTGGATAGTGAGACTGAAGCGGAAGTTTTGAAGATTTTAACGTCACTTGCCCATAATGAGGGAAAGTGCGTTATCATCGTCACCCATTCCAAAAAAGTCACATCCAGTGCAGACGAGGTTTGGGGAATAAATGGTGGAAAATTGCTTTTAATTAAATAG
- a CDS encoding ABC transporter permease: MYIFQNAIKNVGRNKGRNILMGIIILIIIITTVVSLIINNATSEIIDNYKSEFGAKVSIAPDIDKIMESGKRGGRLTADQYLSFAKSDYIKESKLSAEIQTSSEKLKGIGQDEDEKARKEEGEGGSISSNGSGKEVQIPTMKLKGESDIDNLEEFKDGKRKIIDGRIYKAENECILSKEFAKLNNISVGDSITVKGNGKSIKLTVTGLYFDTTDEFGGMPIHSSWANRRNEILTTFNTIINAKDEGVMINASYYLKNPDLLPKFEAELRTKGLADTFVVSADDAGYDKVVGPVEGLKSISMTFMIVVLILGMLILVLLSSISVRERKYEVGVLRAMGMKKGKVAAGFITESLIITTICLVIGLGIGSVSSQPIANALLKNQITAAENASAGADKMMSFGSDSDTSNDKPVSELGAHLSLDSLWKISLIALLLASASSIVSTSKITKYEPIKILMERN; this comes from the coding sequence ATGTACATTTTTCAAAATGCAATAAAAAACGTAGGCAGAAACAAGGGACGAAATATTCTTATGGGTATTATTATCCTTATCATCATAATTACGACAGTGGTATCATTGATAATAAACAACGCAACAAGTGAAATTATTGACAATTACAAATCTGAATTCGGCGCAAAGGTTAGTATAGCGCCTGATATTGACAAAATTATGGAAAGCGGTAAGCGGGGGGGCAGATTAACTGCTGATCAATATTTATCATTTGCTAAATCTGATTATATTAAAGAAAGTAAGTTATCCGCAGAAATACAAACTAGTAGTGAGAAACTAAAGGGAATAGGTCAAGATGAAGATGAGAAAGCTAGGAAAGAAGAAGGGGAAGGAGGGTCCATTTCATCAAATGGTTCAGGTAAAGAAGTACAAATTCCAACAATGAAGCTTAAAGGCGAATCAGATATTGATAATCTTGAAGAATTTAAGGATGGAAAAAGAAAGATAATAGACGGCAGAATTTATAAAGCTGAAAATGAATGTATTTTGAGCAAAGAATTTGCAAAGCTTAATAATATTTCTGTTGGTGATAGTATTACTGTCAAAGGTAATGGAAAAAGCATTAAATTAACTGTAACAGGATTGTATTTCGATACAACAGATGAGTTCGGAGGAATGCCGATACACTCTAGTTGGGCAAATAGACGTAATGAGATTCTTACCACGTTTAATACGATAATTAATGCGAAAGATGAAGGAGTTATGATTAATGCGTCATATTATCTAAAAAACCCTGATTTATTGCCTAAGTTTGAAGCTGAATTGCGTACAAAAGGACTTGCTGACACTTTTGTGGTAAGTGCAGACGATGCAGGCTATGACAAAGTAGTCGGACCTGTGGAAGGTTTAAAAAGCATATCCATGACATTTATGATTGTTGTCCTAATATTGGGAATGCTCATTCTTGTTTTACTTTCTTCCATCTCAGTAAGAGAACGTAAATATGAAGTCGGAGTTCTTCGTGCAATGGGAATGAAAAAAGGCAAGGTAGCGGCGGGATTTATAACTGAATCACTGATAATTACCACAATATGCCTTGTAATAGGGCTTGGTATAGGAAGTGTATCATCACAACCTATAGCAAACGCCTTACTTAAAAATCAGATAACAGCGGCAGAAAATGCTTCAGCTGGCGCTGATAAAATGATGTCGTTTGGCTCAGATTCAGATACCAGTAATGATAAACCAGTCAGTGAACTAGGTGCTCATTTGAGTCTGGACTCTCTTTGGAAAATATCGCTTATTGCCCTGCTACTTGCATCAGCTTCAAGCATTGTAAGTACCAGCAAGATTACGAAATACGAACCTATCAAGATATTGATGGAAAGGAATTAG
- a CDS encoding sensor histidine kinase KdpD: MRKKTMKINWLLLYYSGAVTALLILVFYIFVSTISVPKSNLPKHLFVANEKNIAYSMQGESMEIPFNDKYTSVVTKTNLENYYISALLKNIPILIICIIGMFIVGTIILSKILRRQNEEQALLLAKQLCNIGEENSLPDQHPAVVKEYQKIKDRLEAYALDYVRLSSYVTHEQKNILALLRAKLQLSENSDYTAEVDKLTDSLNDVLTLSATKDSGETEIVDVALVCADVCDEYRKIYPQVDFNFDDYANNLVYGRELWISRAVSNLVSNAIKYGGSGEIQVSVENKKGSIIITVSDEGEGIDEEEQEKLFDYQYRVGKLKRNGYGIGLSIVRHVCELCGGICWVENRDVRGTTFFMILPEALTLD; this comes from the coding sequence ATGCGAAAAAAAACAATGAAAATTAATTGGCTTCTTCTTTATTATTCCGGTGCGGTAACAGCACTTTTAATTCTTGTTTTCTATATTTTTGTTAGCACAATATCTGTTCCAAAATCAAATTTGCCAAAACATTTATTTGTTGCAAACGAGAAAAACATTGCTTATTCTATGCAGGGCGAAAGTATGGAAATACCTTTTAATGACAAGTACACTTCTGTTGTTACAAAAACTAATTTGGAAAATTATTATATAAGTGCGTTGCTTAAAAACATACCGATTCTTATTATATGCATTATAGGAATGTTCATTGTTGGAACAATTATCTTATCCAAAATACTAAGAAGGCAAAACGAGGAGCAGGCGCTATTGCTTGCAAAGCAGCTTTGTAATATTGGCGAAGAAAATTCGTTACCAGACCAACACCCAGCTGTTGTCAAAGAATATCAGAAAATAAAGGACAGATTGGAGGCTTATGCACTTGATTATGTCCGTCTAAGCTCCTATGTGACACACGAGCAAAAAAACATTCTTGCATTACTTCGGGCAAAACTACAGCTTTCGGAAAACTCGGATTATACGGCTGAGGTGGATAAACTCACCGATAGTTTGAACGATGTTTTGACCCTCTCCGCAACAAAAGACAGTGGGGAAACTGAAATTGTAGACGTTGCTTTAGTGTGTGCGGATGTATGTGACGAATACAGAAAAATTTACCCGCAGGTTGATTTTAATTTTGACGATTATGCTAACAATTTGGTGTATGGACGTGAACTATGGATTAGCCGCGCGGTCTCTAACCTTGTCTCAAATGCTATTAAGTACGGTGGTAGTGGAGAAATACAGGTTTCAGTTGAAAACAAAAAAGGTAGCATCATTATTACTGTTTCCGATGAAGGAGAAGGTATTGATGAAGAGGAACAGGAAAAATTATTTGATTACCAGTATAGAGTAGGCAAGCTCAAAAGAAATGGATATGGCATTGGATTAAGTATTGTGAGGCATGTCTGTGAGCTTTGTGGTGGTATTTGTTGGGTGGAAAACCGGGATGTGCGTGGCACAACCTTTTTTATGATTTTACCTGAGGCCTTAACGTTAGATTAA
- a CDS encoding response regulator transcription factor — translation MRLLIIEDDKELSYVMKIGLEKNGFTADVANTGFEGEEKAFANSYDTILLDLNLPDKDGIEILSFLRENNIHTPIIIVSARDEVQQRALGLNSGADDYIIKPFDFVELEARIQAVVRRFYGRTKNEIDLGKIKVYPNTRKVFVGQFETVLSAKEFDILEYLASRSPDIVSSEDIVEHVYDEFYDPFSSVLRVHIANLRKKLTRKGGEGLLITIKGKGYQLCEKKQ, via the coding sequence ATGCGTCTACTTATCATAGAGGATGACAAAGAATTGTCATATGTAATGAAAATCGGACTTGAAAAAAATGGGTTTACTGCCGATGTCGCGAACACAGGATTTGAAGGTGAAGAAAAAGCCTTTGCAAATAGTTATGACACAATTTTGCTTGACCTTAATCTTCCGGATAAAGACGGGATAGAAATTTTGTCCTTTTTACGTGAAAACAATATCCACACACCGATTATTATAGTTTCAGCGCGGGATGAAGTTCAACAAAGGGCGTTAGGACTTAATAGTGGTGCTGATGATTATATCATCAAACCATTTGACTTTGTAGAGCTTGAAGCGAGAATACAGGCCGTTGTTAGGCGTTTTTATGGACGCACGAAAAATGAAATCGATCTTGGAAAAATTAAGGTTTATCCAAATACGCGCAAGGTGTTTGTGGGTCAATTTGAAACAGTACTGTCGGCAAAGGAATTTGACATATTGGAATATCTGGCAAGTAGAAGCCCGGATATTGTATCAAGTGAAGATATTGTAGAACATGTGTATGATGAGTTTTATGACCCTTTTTCGTCCGTTTTACGCGTTCACATTGCAAATTTGCGCAAGAAGCTGACTCGGAAAGGCGGAGAAGGATTGCTGATTACGATTAAAGGGAAGGGGTATCAGTTATGCGAAAAAAAACAATGA
- a CDS encoding ATP-binding cassette domain-containing protein: protein MGILECENVRKNISNKEILKNINFELNKNEIVGLVAPNGAGKTTLMKLMVGLSSITQGKIKLYNFDVEQEFLKYIKEVGAIIEVPIFYPSLTCLQCLKFYAKLRNVDKDSLSKTIQLVGLENL, encoded by the coding sequence ATGGGTATTTTAGAATGTGAAAATGTTCGCAAAAATATAAGCAATAAGGAAATCTTAAAAAATATCAATTTCGAATTAAATAAAAATGAAATTGTGGGTTTGGTTGCCCCAAATGGTGCAGGTAAAACCACCTTGATGAAGCTAATGGTAGGTTTATCTAGTATTACTCAAGGAAAAATAAAGCTCTATAATTTTGATGTGGAGCAAGAATTTTTAAAATACATTAAAGAAGTTGGTGCCATCATTGAGGTGCCCATTTTCTATCCAAGTTTAACATGTTTGCAGTGTTTAAAGTTTTATGCAAAACTTAGAAATGTGGATAAAGACTCGTTATCAAAAACTATTCAATTAGTGGGTTTAGAAAATTTATAG
- a CDS encoding cold shock domain-containing protein, whose product MNGTVKWFNGEKGFGFITGEDGVDVFAHFSQINSDGYKSLDEGQRVSFDIVKGPKGPQAENISVL is encoded by the coding sequence ATGAATGGTACAGTTAAATGGTTTAATGGAGAAAAAGGATTTGGTTTTATTACAGGAGAAGACGGAGTAGATGTTTTCGCACATTTTTCTCAAATAAATTCAGATGGTTACAAATCACTTGATGAAGGTCAAAGAGTTTCTTTTGACATCGTTAAAGGACCTAAAGGACCACAAGCAGAAAACATTTCAGTTTTATAA
- a CDS encoding DUF6143 family protein encodes MNQKNCKDRYETLSKTVDIPIELYESMRGQYFIGYADDLVFGKGTSAWARLYNPINSGVILHVNVWTVTDVAESAFRAQFWFNATPPESDVKYALVTPTNLSVKPQPRAKVKLEYASNVIGEPTGGIKAFVRRAQPETTLVESENGKIIIGEGGNFLIFLSNPETPEVLTEGRIAFGWWEESISNKCNN; translated from the coding sequence ATGAATCAAAAAAATTGTAAAGATAGATACGAAACACTTTCGAAAACTGTTGATATTCCTATAGAGCTGTACGAATCTATGCGTGGACAATATTTTATTGGGTATGCTGATGATTTAGTATTTGGGAAAGGTACAAGTGCCTGGGCAAGATTATACAATCCAATTAATTCAGGTGTTATTTTACATGTGAATGTTTGGACTGTAACTGATGTTGCAGAGTCAGCTTTCCGTGCACAGTTTTGGTTTAACGCAACTCCTCCTGAGTCAGATGTTAAGTATGCACTTGTAACGCCTACAAATTTAAGTGTCAAACCACAACCTAGAGCAAAGGTGAAATTAGAATACGCATCTAATGTTATAGGTGAGCCAACTGGTGGAATCAAAGCTTTTGTAAGACGTGCCCAGCCTGAAACAACATTGGTGGAAAGTGAAAATGGTAAAATAATTATTGGCGAAGGTGGTAATTTCTTAATATTTCTATCAAATCCAGAAACACCAGAAGTTTTAACAGAAGGTAGGATAGCTTTTGGTTGGTGGGAAGAAAGCATAAGTAACAAATGTAATAATTAA